The following coding sequences are from one Parafrankia discariae window:
- a CDS encoding branched-chain amino acid ABC transporter permease yields MRARKARSRRAQLRELRSWAARPGGAPWPVVARSPAARRLGACLFLAVIAAVATGPSGDADRPLAGIEGSFTPARAAGFAAAGLALWALSIGADRLTTRLRSAGRGAVPSAGAVSSTGAVSSTGAVSSAGAAWASFRRDRWVPFRRGRWAAPAGNLALLGVAVAVPPLLSTAAQQALVSEIGIYALLALGLNVVVGYAGLLDLGYIAFFAIGAYTTAYVTSADAMPWHAPWQVNPFFALPVALVVAAVAGVVLGGPTLRLRGDYLAIVTLGFGEIVQLLANNADGVTGGPRGVFGLPPLSVDLPGAHYSWGLKPLPYYYLLVALIVLVMVVFGRWERSRTGRAWTAIRQDEVAAEATGVATMRMKLLAFAVGASVSGFAGVVLATKQFFNPQTFGLQSSLLVLTIVIFGGMGSRLGVVLGALVLQGTAFLLRDTVPPADRYIYFGAVVVLMMIFRPQGLLPSRGPRAAARPGSAAAPRRPAVAAGPAAPAGSTAPAGSTAPATSTEAAG; encoded by the coding sequence GTGCGGGCGCGGAAGGCCCGGTCGCGGCGGGCCCAGCTGCGCGAACTGCGGTCGTGGGCGGCCCGGCCGGGGGGTGCGCCCTGGCCGGTGGTGGCCAGGTCACCGGCGGCCCGGCGGCTGGGCGCCTGCCTGTTCCTGGCCGTGATCGCCGCGGTGGCGACAGGCCCGTCCGGGGACGCCGACCGTCCACTGGCGGGGATCGAGGGCTCGTTCACACCCGCGCGGGCGGCCGGGTTCGCCGCCGCGGGGCTCGCGCTGTGGGCGCTGTCGATCGGTGCCGACCGGCTGACGACCCGGCTCCGGTCCGCCGGCCGCGGTGCCGTGCCGTCAGCCGGTGCCGTGTCGTCGACCGGTGCCGTGTCGTCGACCGGTGCCGTGTCGTCAGCCGGTGCCGCGTGGGCGTCGTTCCGTCGCGACCGGTGGGTGCCGTTCCGCCGTGGCCGGTGGGCGGCGCCGGCGGGCAACCTGGCGCTGCTCGGCGTGGCCGTGGCGGTTCCGCCGCTGCTGTCGACGGCGGCCCAGCAGGCGCTGGTCAGCGAGATCGGGATCTACGCCCTGCTCGCCCTCGGCCTGAACGTCGTCGTCGGCTACGCCGGCCTGCTCGATCTCGGCTACATCGCCTTCTTCGCGATCGGCGCCTACACCACGGCCTACGTGACGTCGGCGGACGCCATGCCCTGGCACGCGCCCTGGCAGGTCAACCCGTTCTTCGCGCTGCCCGTCGCGCTGGTCGTGGCGGCCGTCGCGGGTGTCGTGCTGGGCGGCCCCACGCTGCGCCTGCGCGGGGACTACCTGGCCATCGTGACCCTCGGGTTCGGTGAGATCGTCCAGCTGCTCGCGAACAACGCCGACGGTGTCACCGGCGGCCCGCGCGGCGTGTTCGGCCTGCCGCCGCTGTCGGTCGACCTGCCGGGCGCGCACTACTCCTGGGGCCTGAAGCCGTTGCCCTACTACTACCTCCTCGTCGCCCTGATCGTGCTCGTCATGGTGGTCTTCGGCCGGTGGGAACGCTCCCGGACCGGCCGGGCCTGGACGGCGATCCGCCAGGACGAGGTCGCCGCCGAGGCCACCGGCGTGGCGACGATGCGGATGAAACTGCTGGCCTTCGCCGTCGGCGCGTCCGTGTCGGGCTTCGCCGGCGTGGTCCTGGCCACCAAACAGTTCTTCAACCCGCAGACGTTCGGCCTGCAGTCCTCGCTGCTCGTGCTGACCATCGTGATCTTCGGTGGGATGGGCTCGCGGCTCGGCGTGGTCCTCGGGGCGCTGGTGCTGCAGGGCACGGCGTTCCTGCTGCGCGACACGGTCCCGCCCGCGGACCGTTACATCTACTTCGGCGCCGTGGTGGTCCTGATGATGATCTTCCGCCCGCAGGGCCTGCTGCCATCGCGGGGTCCGCGGGCGGCCGCCCGCCCCGGCTCGGCCGCCGCCCCGCGGCGACCGGCGGTGGCAGCAGGCCCTGCGGCACCGGCGGGAAGCACGGCACCCGCGGGAAGCACGGCACCCGCCACGTCGACCGAGGCGGCGGGGTGA
- a CDS encoding ANTAR domain-containing response regulator — MSQPSSTPRRVLIAEDEALIRLDLREMLQEEGYEVVGEAGDGETAVALAGKLRPDLVILDVKMPKMDGIDAGARIAKERIAPVVILTAFSQRELVERAREAGAMAYVVKPFQKKDLLPTIEMAMSRFTEIVSLEAEVEDLQGRLEARKIIERAKGVLQTEHGMTEPDAFRWIQRTSMNQRRTMRAVAEAVLSGEALPSSS, encoded by the coding sequence ATGAGCCAGCCTTCCTCGACGCCGCGTCGGGTGTTGATCGCTGAGGACGAAGCGTTGATCCGGCTGGACCTCAGGGAGATGCTCCAGGAGGAGGGCTACGAGGTCGTCGGCGAGGCGGGGGACGGCGAGACCGCGGTGGCCCTCGCGGGGAAGCTGCGTCCCGACCTGGTGATCCTGGACGTGAAGATGCCGAAGATGGACGGCATCGACGCGGGCGCGCGGATCGCCAAGGAGCGCATCGCCCCGGTGGTCATCCTCACCGCCTTCAGCCAGCGCGAGCTCGTGGAGCGGGCGCGCGAGGCGGGGGCCATGGCGTACGTGGTCAAGCCGTTCCAGAAGAAGGACCTGCTGCCGACTATCGAGATGGCGATGAGCCGGTTCACCGAGATCGTCAGCCTCGAGGCCGAGGTGGAGGATCTGCAGGGGCGGCTGGAGGCCCGAAAGATCATCGAGCGGGCGAAGGGCGTGCTGCAGACCGAGCACGGAATGACCGAGCCGGACGCGTTCCGCTGGATCCAGCGGACGTCGATGAACCAGCGCCGGACGATGCGCGCCGTCGCGGAGGCTGTGCTCTCCGGTGAGGCGCTGCCCAGCTCCTCGTGA
- a CDS encoding branched-chain amino acid ABC transporter substrate-binding protein, giving the protein MTGSPRTPRPGTRRAGVLRPVAGVVAGLAMVGAALTACGGDSNESGTKEFLIGFQGPLSGENQQLGINAYNGVLTAIDLANRTGGLPFTLRIVASDDQGVPEQGPTAAQKLIDNPDVVAVVGPVFSAPTKASEPLYSQTGLLSVSPSATNPKLTDLGFTSFYRVIAPDTVQGAGAAEYLAKVVKAKRVYSLDDRSEYGTGLSGAVELGLKQAGVAYAHDGINPTKDYTSQATKIMADGADAVYYSGYYSDFALLTKALRSKGYDGAILSGDGSNDDQYIRQAGAANAEGTLITCPCSDANTDPAAAGFVSEYKKVNSGLKPGTYSGEAYDATNAIVSVLRKLGTGASRESVLADFGSVDFPGVTKRIRFERNGDVRGSTVYVYEVKDGQRVVLGPVSSLVKP; this is encoded by the coding sequence ATGACGGGCAGCCCTCGCACCCCTCGACCCGGGACGAGACGGGCCGGGGTCCTTCGGCCGGTCGCCGGGGTGGTCGCGGGCCTGGCGATGGTCGGTGCGGCGTTGACCGCCTGCGGCGGCGACTCGAACGAGTCCGGTACCAAGGAGTTCCTCATCGGCTTCCAGGGGCCGTTGTCCGGGGAGAACCAGCAGCTGGGCATCAACGCCTACAACGGCGTGCTGACCGCCATCGACCTGGCCAACCGCACCGGCGGCCTGCCGTTCACCCTGCGGATCGTGGCCTCCGACGACCAGGGTGTGCCCGAGCAGGGGCCGACCGCGGCCCAGAAGCTCATCGACAACCCGGACGTCGTCGCGGTCGTCGGCCCGGTGTTCTCCGCGCCGACGAAGGCCAGCGAGCCGCTGTACAGCCAGACGGGCCTGCTGTCGGTCAGCCCGTCGGCGACCAATCCGAAGCTCACCGATCTCGGGTTCACCAGCTTCTACCGGGTGATCGCGCCGGACACGGTCCAGGGCGCCGGCGCCGCCGAGTACCTGGCCAAGGTCGTGAAGGCCAAGCGGGTCTACTCGCTGGACGACCGCAGCGAGTACGGCACCGGCCTCTCCGGGGCCGTCGAGCTCGGCCTGAAGCAGGCCGGCGTCGCCTACGCCCACGACGGGATCAACCCGACGAAGGACTACACCTCCCAGGCCACGAAGATCATGGCGGACGGCGCCGACGCCGTCTACTACTCCGGGTACTACTCCGACTTCGCGCTCCTCACGAAGGCCCTGCGCAGCAAGGGATACGACGGGGCGATCCTCAGCGGCGACGGCTCGAACGACGACCAGTACATCCGCCAGGCCGGCGCGGCGAACGCCGAGGGCACGCTCATCACCTGCCCCTGCTCGGACGCCAACACCGACCCGGCCGCCGCCGGCTTCGTCAGCGAGTACAAGAAGGTCAACAGCGGCCTGAAGCCGGGCACCTACTCCGGCGAGGCCTACGACGCCACCAACGCCATCGTCTCGGTGCTGCGCAAGCTCGGGACGGGCGCCAGCCGTGAGTCGGTGCTCGCCGACTTCGGCTCGGTCGACTTCCCCGGGGTGACCAAGCGGATCCGCTTCGAGCGCAACGGTGACGTCCGGGGCTCGACCGTCTACGTGTACGAGGTGAAGGACGGCCAGCGCGTGGTGCTCGGGCCGGTCAGTTCGCTCGTCAAGCCGTGA
- a CDS encoding ABC transporter substrate-binding protein, which translates to MSPRDPEPDPATRPERSTGPEPVADSEPAVGPDATTGLEPVAGPEPRPVSRAVRSAGHRLGQWARGSAGDTRGRVVLAVVLVLVLAVPTGLGLGLAAVLGGGGSGASATKVATIGVMAPLSGSSADAGVSVRDAVTLAVEEANRQGAVPGWKLEVAAHDDLARPDGGAAGADLFADDSRVIGVVGPLSSSVAMVSLDRLSGAGIPVISPSNAEPTLTVPESAANARPYPTYFRLSGTDELLAQVTADYAVHTLGRSRISVVDGGPDYGTITLAERFARHARDAGATVPTVHRVDGGSTAGEQVRETARAIQDEAPDLVYLATGAGFAGELRGALADEGVAVQVMGADGLLDRDYVERSDSAADGDVVADLSVPLSRLPAAGAFVAAYSERFGGPTADADGLLPDGTSTEPEPEPEPAPPTAGAPSRSASAAATTATATATVTADEAGTRGSGASGSGAASPSERELEVRRARRAALADLREAAIPPVAAYAYDAARALIRAAAAVLPGRAEVDAPTRQALVRAVGAGDFAGVTGQVAFDAKGDVRDPRVVLYSVLGGSFVPLQVDSS; encoded by the coding sequence GTGAGCCCGCGCGACCCGGAGCCCGACCCGGCCACCAGGCCGGAGCGGTCCACCGGCCCGGAGCCGGTCGCTGATTCGGAGCCGGCTGTCGGCCCGGACGCGACCACCGGTCTGGAGCCGGTCGCCGGTCCGGAGCCGCGCCCGGTGTCGCGGGCGGTGCGGTCCGCCGGGCACCGGCTGGGTCAATGGGCCCGCGGGTCGGCGGGTGACACCCGGGGGCGGGTCGTGCTCGCGGTGGTGCTGGTCCTGGTGCTCGCCGTCCCCACCGGGCTTGGGCTGGGGCTTGCCGCGGTGCTGGGCGGCGGCGGCTCCGGCGCGTCCGCGACGAAGGTCGCCACGATCGGCGTGATGGCGCCACTGTCGGGCAGCTCGGCCGACGCGGGGGTGAGCGTGCGCGACGCGGTCACCCTCGCCGTGGAGGAGGCCAACCGCCAGGGGGCCGTCCCGGGCTGGAAGCTCGAGGTGGCCGCGCACGACGATCTCGCCCGCCCGGACGGCGGCGCGGCCGGGGCCGACCTGTTCGCCGACGACAGCCGGGTGATCGGGGTCGTCGGGCCGCTGAGCTCCAGCGTGGCGATGGTGTCCCTGGACAGGCTGAGCGGCGCGGGCATCCCGGTGATCTCGCCGTCCAACGCGGAGCCGACGCTGACCGTGCCGGAGAGCGCGGCGAACGCCCGCCCGTACCCGACGTATTTCCGGCTCAGCGGTACCGACGAGCTGCTCGCCCAGGTGACGGCCGACTACGCCGTGCACACGCTGGGGCGGTCCCGGATCAGTGTCGTCGACGGCGGCCCGGACTACGGCACGATCACGCTCGCCGAGCGGTTCGCCCGGCACGCGCGGGACGCGGGGGCGACCGTGCCGACGGTGCACCGGGTCGACGGCGGGTCGACCGCCGGTGAGCAGGTCCGCGAGACGGCGCGGGCCATCCAGGACGAGGCGCCCGATCTGGTGTATCTGGCGACGGGTGCCGGCTTCGCCGGCGAGCTGCGCGGGGCACTCGCGGACGAGGGGGTGGCCGTCCAGGTGATGGGCGCGGACGGCCTGCTCGACCGCGACTACGTGGAGCGCTCGGACTCCGCGGCGGACGGCGACGTCGTCGCGGACCTGTCGGTGCCGCTGTCGCGCCTCCCGGCGGCTGGTGCGTTCGTGGCGGCCTACTCGGAGCGCTTCGGCGGGCCGACGGCGGACGCGGACGGGCTCCTGCCCGACGGGACGTCCACCGAGCCGGAACCCGAGCCCGAGCCGGCGCCGCCGACCGCCGGCGCACCGTCCCGCTCCGCGTCCGCCGCTGCAACCACGGCCACGGCCACGGCCACGGTCACGGCCGACGAGGCGGGCACGCGCGGTTCCGGTGCGAGCGGTTCCGGCGCGGCGAGCCCCTCGGAGCGTGAGCTGGAGGTACGCCGCGCCCGGCGGGCCGCCCTGGCGGATCTGCGGGAGGCGGCGATCCCGCCGGTGGCGGCCTACGCCTACGACGCCGCGCGGGCGCTGATCCGGGCGGCGGCGGCGGTCCTGCCCGGCCGGGCGGAGGTCGACGCGCCGACCCGCCAGGCGCTGGTCCGCGCGGTCGGTGCCGGGGACTTCGCCGGTGTCACCGGCCAGGTCGCCTTCGACGCGAAGGGCGACGTCCGCGATCCGCGGGTGGTGCTGTACTCGGTGCTCGGTGGAAGTTTCGTCCCGTTGCAGGTTGACTCGTCCTGA
- the tyrS gene encoding tyrosine--tRNA ligase — protein MESVESVGASSTEDLFDELVWRGLVADTSDEQAIREMLREPITLYCGYDPTATSLHLGNLQMAVIQRRFQLRGHQVIALSGGGTGLIGDPSGKANERAMQETKTVAEWAANIRGQLERLLPASDGVPAPIFVDNYEWVSQLRAIDLLRDVGKYFTVNYMIAKDSVANRLSNATSGISYTEFSYMLLQALDFATLNDRYSCTLQIGGSDQWGNITAGLELIRKTGRPRSFGLTSPLILRSDGKKFGKSEEGAVWLDEKLTSPFAFYQYFVNVTDADVVNLLRRMTFLGRAEITELEEATAAVPGERRAQKRLAAELTRYVHGESGLATARQITAWLFGEGDLPADARSAESFAGAPLVVLDPDSLPTWTETAVRAGLAKSLSDARRLIDGGGIYVEDRAVTHDLVPRADDFAAGPLRLRRGRRQRVIVALGS, from the coding sequence ATGGAAAGCGTTGAATCTGTCGGCGCGTCTTCGACCGAAGACCTGTTCGACGAGCTCGTCTGGCGCGGCCTGGTAGCCGACACCAGCGACGAGCAGGCGATTCGAGAAATGCTGCGCGAACCGATCACGCTTTACTGCGGCTATGACCCCACCGCGACCAGTCTGCATCTGGGAAACCTGCAGATGGCCGTCATCCAGCGCAGGTTCCAGCTGCGCGGCCACCAGGTGATCGCCCTCTCCGGTGGCGGCACCGGGCTGATCGGCGACCCCAGCGGCAAGGCCAACGAGCGGGCCATGCAGGAGACCAAGACGGTGGCCGAGTGGGCGGCGAACATCCGTGGCCAGCTCGAGCGTCTGCTGCCGGCGAGCGACGGGGTGCCCGCGCCGATCTTCGTGGACAACTACGAGTGGGTGTCACAGCTGCGCGCCATCGATCTGCTGCGCGATGTCGGAAAATACTTCACGGTCAACTACATGATAGCCAAGGACAGCGTGGCGAACCGGCTCTCCAACGCGACCTCGGGAATCAGCTACACCGAGTTCTCCTACATGCTGCTCCAGGCTCTCGACTTCGCCACCCTGAACGATCGGTACAGCTGCACGCTTCAAATCGGCGGCAGCGACCAGTGGGGTAACATCACCGCCGGCCTCGAGCTGATCAGGAAGACCGGTCGCCCTCGTTCCTTCGGCCTCACCTCGCCACTGATCCTGCGCTCGGACGGCAAGAAGTTCGGCAAGAGCGAAGAAGGCGCCGTCTGGCTCGACGAGAAGCTCACCTCACCGTTCGCCTTCTACCAGTACTTCGTCAACGTTACCGACGCCGACGTCGTCAACCTCCTACGGCGGATGACCTTCCTCGGCCGGGCGGAGATCACCGAACTGGAGGAGGCGACCGCCGCCGTGCCGGGCGAGCGGCGCGCCCAGAAGCGGCTCGCCGCGGAGCTGACCCGCTACGTCCACGGCGAATCGGGCCTGGCCACCGCGCGGCAGATCACCGCCTGGCTCTTCGGCGAGGGCGACCTGCCCGCGGACGCCCGCTCGGCGGAGAGCTTCGCCGGCGCGCCGCTGGTCGTCCTGGACCCGGACAGCCTGCCCACGTGGACCGAGACGGCGGTGCGCGCGGGTCTGGCCAAGTCCCTCTCGGACGCCCGCAGGCTCATCGACGGCGGCGGCATCTACGTCGAGGACCGCGCGGTCACCCATGATCTCGTCCCCCGGGCCGACGACTTCGCCGCCGGCCCGCTGCGCCTGCGGCGCGGCCGGCGCCAGCGGGTGATCGTCGCCCTGGGTTCCTGA
- a CDS encoding branched-chain amino acid ABC transporter permease, whose translation MGSAEQISQLTIDGLMVGALYAVIALGYTLVYGVLQLINFAHSEVFMLGAFGGLFASRALVPAGATPSGLTSAGLVLFGLVAGALAGAAAAYALERCAYRPLRRRGAPRLAYLISAIGASLFAFNLAGKEFGRQSVPVPDLFTNGTVVTVFGAEISTQSLVIAGTALAMLLAVDHLVAGTRLGQSVRAVAQDAECAGLMGVDVQKVIVVTFVLGGLLAGAGGFLYAMTFNASYTMGFVPGIKAFTAAVLGGIGNVRGAVLGGLLLGLVESFGGYLFDASYKNVIAFTMLVLVLLVRPSGLLGTRLGRPA comes from the coding sequence ATGGGCTCGGCTGAGCAGATCAGCCAGCTCACGATCGACGGTCTCATGGTGGGCGCGCTCTACGCGGTGATCGCCCTGGGGTACACGCTCGTCTACGGGGTGCTGCAACTGATCAACTTCGCGCACAGCGAGGTGTTCATGCTCGGCGCGTTCGGCGGGCTCTTCGCCAGCCGGGCGCTGGTCCCCGCGGGCGCCACCCCGTCCGGTCTGACCTCGGCCGGGCTGGTGCTGTTCGGGCTGGTGGCGGGCGCGCTGGCCGGCGCCGCGGCGGCGTACGCGCTGGAACGGTGCGCCTACCGGCCGCTGCGCCGCCGCGGCGCACCGCGGCTCGCCTATCTGATCAGCGCGATCGGGGCCTCGCTGTTCGCCTTCAACCTGGCCGGCAAGGAGTTCGGCCGGCAGAGCGTCCCGGTACCCGACCTGTTCACCAACGGGACCGTCGTGACGGTGTTCGGCGCGGAGATCTCCACCCAGTCGCTGGTCATCGCCGGCACGGCGCTGGCGATGCTGCTCGCCGTCGACCACCTGGTGGCCGGCACCCGGCTGGGGCAGTCCGTGCGCGCGGTGGCCCAGGACGCCGAGTGCGCCGGCCTGATGGGCGTCGACGTCCAGAAGGTCATCGTCGTGACGTTCGTGCTCGGCGGGCTGCTGGCCGGCGCGGGCGGGTTCCTCTACGCGATGACCTTCAACGCCTCCTACACGATGGGGTTCGTCCCGGGGATCAAGGCGTTCACCGCGGCGGTGCTCGGCGGCATCGGCAACGTGCGTGGCGCGGTCCTCGGCGGGTTGCTGCTCGGTCTGGTCGAGAGCTTCGGCGGCTACCTGTTCGACGCCTCCTACAAGAACGTCATCGCCTTCACGATGCTGGTGCTGGTGCTGCTGGTACGCCCGTCCGGTCTGCTCGGGACCAGGCTCGGGCGGCCGGCGTGA